The Chitinibacter bivalviorum genomic interval GTTTTTGTGCTACACCATCGACATATTCAGTCGTCAGAACATCCACGGTTTTGCCCTGCCACTGACTACCAGCTTTAATACCAAACAAATTGAATGACTCATTGCCATTACTATCTTTAATCCCTTTTTTGCCCCAGCCCGTTTCCAGTGCGGCATGCGCCAGCAAGACATGGGGCGACACACCTAGGGTTTGGGCGGTTGCTTGCGCAGCTTGCCCCAACTTACTCACAAAATCGGTAACGCCATCACCCTTAGGGGCAACATTCGCGGCAACAGTCGCAACATCGGCGGCAGGTTTTGCCGCCACCGCGGCAGCATTCAGTGATAGCGGTTTAGTGGGCACACGATTCACGTCACGCCGCAAGGGCTGCTGCAACAGCGCAGGATTTTCAAGCACACTGAGCTGACGCTCGATCAGCTTGGCAAAACCAATGCCGCCACTTTGCGCCCAGTTTTGGGCAAGCTGTTGATCGCGCATGCCTTTGAAAGTCTCAATTGCAGGGCTTTGATCGAGCTCATTTTTCGGGCTGGCGTTACGCATCGAAGTGAGCATCTGCTGTAATAGCAAGGCTTCAAACTGCTGCGCAGCGCCTTGTGTTGCCGCCGCTTTATTGGTCGCCATGCTGGCACGCAGGCGATCCAAACTACGTGGATCAGCTGAAATGCTTTGCTGGTCATATTTGGCGAGTGGCAACATGGTCTTGCTCCGATTAAATTCAACTCTATTAAAGCAAGGTTCATGCCCAAATGAATAAAGCCCCATCAATGATGGGGCTTAGAAATACAACATCTGGGTATATGAGCAAAAATCAATCAATAAAAAGACTTCAGAGCAATACCCGCCAAGGTATAGTTAGGCTTAGATCACTTCCAATTCAGCATTCAGTGCGCCAGCGGTTTTCATCGCCTGCAGAATCGCCAACAAATCTTGGGGCGTGGCACCCACGGCATTCAAGGCACGCACCACTTGATTCAGATTTGTCGCTTTGGGCAATTTCACCACGGGGCCCTTGCCCATTTCAATATCGATCTCGGCATTTTGCACTTTGGTCGTACGGCCATTGGCGAGTGGTTTAGGCTGCTCGACTTTATTATCCGCCAAGATCGTCACCGTTAAATTGCCATGCGCAATGGCACAAGGCTCGATGGTGACCGCCTGATTCATCACCACCGAACCAGTACGGGCATTGATAATCACCTTGGGCGACACTTCACCTTGCGTGATATTGATACCTTCGAGCTTAGCCAAAAAAGCCACCCGTTGATTCGGGTCGAGTGGCGCACGAATCTGGATAACGCGACCATCAAGCGCCGCCGCTAGCGGCCCGATCTGACTATTAATCGCATTCACAACCCGCGTCGCGGTTGAAAAATCAGTTTTCAGCAATTCGAGCTGAACAAATTCACCATTCCCCAATAGCGTGGGCACAGCGCGCTCGACCGTCGCACCATTGGGAATACGACCCGTTGCCAGCTGATTAATTTGCGTACTTGAACCACCAGCCGATGCACCCGCTCCAGCCACAATCAAATTTCCCTGCGCCATCGCATAAATCTGACCATCCGCCCCCTTCAGTGGCGACATCAGCAAAGTGCCGCCGCGCAGGCTTTTGGCATTACCAATCGAAGACACCACGATATCTAGCGGTTGACCTGGTCGCGCAAACGGCGGCAGCGTGGCGGTGACAGTAACAGCGGCAACGTTCTTCAGCTGCATATTGCCGCCTACTGGAACTTGTACCCCCGAATTGGTCAGCATATTAATAATCGATTGCACAGTGAACGGTGTTTGCGTGGTTTGATCACCGCTACCATCCAGACCGACCACCAGGCCATAACCCACCAGCTGATTGTTACGTACGCCGGAAAAACTCGCCAAGTCTTTCAAACGCTCGGCATACACAGGCAGGGTATACACACAAAGTGCAATCATCAAAATCAATTTACGCATATACCCACCTATTAAAACGGCCATACCGATAGAAACACGCGCTGCATCCAGCCCATGGTGTTCGCATCACTGATCGCGCCCTGCCCAAGCTGCTCAATCCGCGCATCTGCAACGCGGGTTGAGGAGATTTTATTGCCTGCCGTAATATCATTGGGGTTCACAACACCAGTAAATCGCAGCACGGTGTTATAGCCATTGATCGCAATTTGTTTTTCGCCGCCAATCGCCAAATTGCCATTAGCAAAGACATCGGTCACCGTCACAGCAATCGAGCCCTTGAAGGTATTCGAGCTATTGGTTTCGCCTTTACCAGAGAATTTATTATTCGCACTCAAGCTAGCATCAGCACTAAACAATTTGTCCAACTGCGGTACATAGGGCAATGATCCCGAACCCGAGAGCGTTAGGCCACCATCACGATTGGTATTGCTATTGGCTTTATTGACCGCAGAAAGATTTTCTTCAATGGTTACGACCAGAATTTCACCAATGCGTCGCGCTACCGGTTCTTCAAACAGCATACGGGCTGTGCCTTGCTGGAAAATAGCGCCATTGTTTGCCGTGACCACGACCGTGGGTTGTGAGCGGGCAGTCGTAGGCTGCGTCACAATCGTTTGCGGTGCCACGCACGCACAAAGAGACAGCACCAGCAGACTAGCCAGAGCACGACACAGAGCTTTCATGCTTACATGGTCCCCAATTTGGCCAACATCTGATCTGATGTCGTCACGGCTTTTGAATTTAGCTCAAACGCACGCTGCGCCTGAATCATATTGATTAATTCTTCGGTGGCATTGACATTCGAAGTTTCAACATAACCCTGATCAACCGCACCCAGACCATTTGTCCCCGGAATACCGACTGTAGGTGCGCCACTGGCGGAAGTTTCTTTATAAATATTCCCCCCCATTGACTCCAAGCCTGGGGGATTAATAAAGGTCGCAGTTTGAATCTGCCCCAGCAAAATAGGCGCGGCAGCATCATTATTGACCACCGCCGAGACCGTACCATCCTTCGCTACGGTCAAGCTGGTCGTTCCTTGTGGCACTTGCAGTGCTGGCGATAATTCATAGCCACTGCTATTGACGATCGTACCCTGACTATTCACCTGAAATGCACCGTCACGCGTGTAACCGATCGTGCCATCCGGTAGATTAATCTGAAAAAAGCCTGCGCCATTAATGGCCATATCCAAAGGAGCATCGGTTTTTTGCAGATTACCCTGCGAAAAATTGCGTGCAGTCGCTACAACTGCCGTACCTGTACCGACATACAGCCCTGTAGGTAAGGACGTTTGCTGACTACTCGCCCCGCCAGCCTGACGCAGATTTTGGTACAGCAAATCTTCAAATACGGCGCGCTCGCGCTTATAGCCATTGGTGTTGACGTTGGACAGGTTATGAGAAACGACATCCACATTAAACTGCATGGCATCCATACCGGTTTTTGCAGTCCACAGCGATCGCATCATGATGCTAATTCCTAGTAATTATTCTTATTAACCGTTAAGGGACATAATCGAGCTTGCTGAGCGCGAATTTTGCTCAGCAGTCTGTAATAACTTCACCTGCAAATCAAAATGGCGCTGCGTCGAAATCATATTGACCAATTGCTCAACCGAATTGACGTTGCTACCCTCGATACCACCGCTGGCTAGTTGTACCGCCGGATCTGTCTGCGCGGGCTCACCACTGCGCAAGCGAAACAGTCCATCCAGACCTTTTTCAAGTTGATCGTTAGCCGGATTCACCAATTTCAATTTGCCAACTTCAACCGATTGCGTCGGATTTTGCACATCGATAGCTGTCACGGTGCCATCGATACCAA includes:
- the flgJ gene encoding flagellar assembly peptidoglycan hydrolase FlgJ: MLPLAKYDQQSISADPRSLDRLRASMATNKAAATQGAAQQFEALLLQQMLTSMRNASPKNELDQSPAIETFKGMRDQQLAQNWAQSGGIGFAKLIERQLSVLENPALLQQPLRRDVNRVPTKPLSLNAAAVAAKPAADVATVAANVAPKGDGVTDFVSKLGQAAQATAQTLGVSPHVLLAHAALETGWGKKGIKDSNGNESFNLFGIKAGSQWQGKTVDVLTTEYVDGVAQKRIEKFRAYDSYADSMADYASLVKRRFSGALSQGNDVVGFAKALVAGGYATDPQYVQKLTKVAERVADQLISANSRTGA
- a CDS encoding flagellar basal body P-ring protein FlgI; translated protein: MRKLILMIALCVYTLPVYAERLKDLASFSGVRNNQLVGYGLVVGLDGSGDQTTQTPFTVQSIINMLTNSGVQVPVGGNMQLKNVAAVTVTATLPPFARPGQPLDIVVSSIGNAKSLRGGTLLMSPLKGADGQIYAMAQGNLIVAGAGASAGGSSTQINQLATGRIPNGATVERAVPTLLGNGEFVQLELLKTDFSTATRVVNAINSQIGPLAAALDGRVIQIRAPLDPNQRVAFLAKLEGINITQGEVSPKVIINARTGSVVMNQAVTIEPCAIAHGNLTVTILADNKVEQPKPLANGRTTKVQNAEIDIEMGKGPVVKLPKATNLNQVVRALNAVGATPQDLLAILQAMKTAGALNAELEVI
- a CDS encoding flagellar basal body L-ring protein FlgH, which translates into the protein MKALCRALASLLVLSLCACVAPQTIVTQPTTARSQPTVVVTANNGAIFQQGTARMLFEEPVARRIGEILVVTIEENLSAVNKANSNTNRDGGLTLSGSGSLPYVPQLDKLFSADASLSANNKFSGKGETNSSNTFKGSIAVTVTDVFANGNLAIGGEKQIAINGYNTVLRFTGVVNPNDITAGNKISSTRVADARIEQLGQGAISDANTMGWMQRVFLSVWPF
- the flgG gene encoding flagellar basal-body rod protein FlgG; its protein translation is MMRSLWTAKTGMDAMQFNVDVVSHNLSNVNTNGYKRERAVFEDLLYQNLRQAGGASSQQTSLPTGLYVGTGTAVVATARNFSQGNLQKTDAPLDMAINGAGFFQINLPDGTIGYTRDGAFQVNSQGTIVNSSGYELSPALQVPQGTTSLTVAKDGTVSAVVNNDAAAPILLGQIQTATFINPPGLESMGGNIYKETSASGAPTVGIPGTNGLGAVDQGYVETSNVNATEELINMIQAQRAFELNSKAVTTSDQMLAKLGTM